One Oncorhynchus clarkii lewisi isolate Uvic-CL-2024 chromosome 32, UVic_Ocla_1.0, whole genome shotgun sequence DNA window includes the following coding sequences:
- the LOC139392047 gene encoding WAS/WASL-interacting protein family member 2-like, whose amino-acid sequence MPPVPSPAMRPPVPPSYPCTAPSRRPPAVPRSAGVGRSLASPPVPPARSPSTELTNRIPPPHPPPLPPSLMRNGHSLSLHSLDDFESKFQFHPIEDFPPPEEFWPFPRIYPSRENQGVIRTQLW is encoded by the exons ATGCCCCCTGTGCCGTCCCCTGCCATGCGGCCCCCGGTGCCCCCCTCCTACCCCTGCACTGCACCTAGTCGACGACCACCAGCTGTGCCCAGGAGTGCAG GTGTGGGGAGGTCGTTGGCTTCTCCCCCCGTCCCACCGGCTCGCTCCCCGTCCACGGAGCTGACCAACCGGatccctccccctcatcctcctccccttcccccatCCTTAATGAGGAATGGACACAGTCTAAGCTTGCACAGCCTGG ATGACTTTGAGTCTAAATTTCAGTTCCACCCAATAGAAGACTTTCCCCCTCCAGAGGAGTTTTGGCCCTTTCCACGCATCTACCCAAGCAGAGAGAACCAAGGAG TGATCAGGACACAGCTATGGTGA
- the LOC139392039 gene encoding peptidyl-prolyl cis-trans isomerase FKBP14-like, with amino-acid sequence MFLVCLSWFCTSLLVFVSGGKLPEAEVKITVLHKPFLCHRKSKYGDILLVHHEGYLQNGTKFHSSYSQGDKQPVWFTLGIKEVIKGWDKGLQGMCAGEKRRLVVPPALAYGKEGKGKIPPESTLTFNIEVMEIRNGPRSHESFQEMDLNDDWKLSKDEVKEYLRKEFQRHGYPPNDTHHEQMVEDIFKKEDENEDGFISSREFTYKHDEL; translated from the exons ATGTTCCTGGTTTGTTTGAGCTGGTTTTGCACTTCGCTGCTAGTGTTCGTCAGTGGAGGGAAACTTCCAGAGGCCGAGGTAAAAATCACAGTTCTGCACAAACCTTTCCTCTGTCATCGCAAGTCGAAGTACGGAGACATTCTGCTGGTACACCATGAAGGATATCTTCAAAATGGAACTAAGTTTCATTCCAG ctACTCCCAGGGAGACAAGCAGCCTGTCTGGTTCACTCTGGGCATTAAAGAGGTGATAAAGGGATGGGATAAAGGCCTGCAGGGGATGTGTGCTGGAGAGAAGAGACGCCTCGTCGTACCTCCTGCCCTCGCTTACGGCAAGGAGGGGAaag GTAAGATCCCACCGGAGAGCACCCTGACTTTTAACATCGAGGTGATGGAGATCAGGAATGGACCCAGGTCACATGAATCCTTCCAGGAAATGGACCTCAACGATGACTGGAAACTCTCCAAGGACGAg GTGAAGGAGTACCTGAGGAAGGAGTTTCAGCGTCATGGTTACCCTCCCAACGACACCCATCATGAGCAGATGGTGGAGGACATCTTTAAGAAGGAGGATGAGAACGAGGATGGCTTCATCTCCTCCAGAGAGTTCACCTACAAACACGATGAACTTTAA